From the genome of Triticum aestivum cultivar Chinese Spring chromosome 3B, IWGSC CS RefSeq v2.1, whole genome shotgun sequence, one region includes:
- the LOC123064754 gene encoding ubiquitin recognition factor in ER-associated degradation protein 1-like: MEAAMAGSSSMQWQAGEAWQAYLRQQRSRIGWAQYLRCRPMALFGKAGADDGNRVVMPASALDRINSALVEYPLMFRVQNAATLVEATNCGMLEFGAEEGFVYVPALTMARLGLEEDDLVLMTSTSLPKATSVKLRPHTMDFLAAKDLKQLLEFNVRQNTPCLTVGDTITVAEGDRRYLLDVVEAKPADAVSTLDTDCEVDFATPLDYVQRPAPVPVKVAAAPCQDCAHGSERRFVGVGMRIDGKPVETPPPAPAPAAGSSGKGRSAGEHVLRFFGRRGSVAVPPPGAKSAKKMNGEEDKEAKWFTGQKYTL, translated from the coding sequence ATGGAGGCAGCGATGGCTGGATCATCGTCGATGCAGTGGCAGGCGGGGGAGGCGTGGCAGGCGTACCTGCGGCAGCAGCGGTCGCGCATCGGGTGGGCGCAGTACCTCCGGTGCCGGCCCATGGCCCTCTTCGGCAAGGCTGGAGCGGACGACGGCAACCGGGTCGTGATGCCGGCGTCGGCGCTGGACCGGATCAACTCCGCGTTGGTGGAGTACCCGCTCATGTTCCGGGTCCAGAACGCCGCCACCCTCGTCGAGGCCACCAACTGCGGCATGCTCGAGTTCGGCGCCGAGGAGGGGTTCGTGTACGTGCCCGCCCTCACCATGGCGCGGCTCGGGCTGGAGGAGGACGACCTCGTGCTCATGACCAGCACGTCGCTGCCCAAGGCCACCTCCGTCAAGCTGCGGCCGCACACCATGGATTTTCTGGCAGCCAAGGACCTCAAGCAGCTGCTCGAGTTCAACGTCAGACAGAATACGCCGTGCCTGACGGTCGGCGACACGATCACCGTCGCCGAGGGGGACAGGCGGTACCTGCTCGACGTCGTCGAGGCCAAGCCCGCCGACGCCGTGTCCACCCTCGACACCGACTGTGAGGTCGACTTCGCGACGCCACTCGACTACGTGCAGCGTCCTGCTCCGGTGCCAGTGAAAGTCGCCGCCGCCCCATGCCAGGACTGCGCCCACGGCAGCGAGCGGCGGTTCGTCGGCGTCGGGATGAGGATTGACGGCAAGCCCGTGGAGACGCCGCCCCCTgcaccggcgccggcggcgggttCTTCGGGCAAGGGGAGGAGTGCTGGCGAGCATGTGCTTCGGTTCTTCGGCCGCCGCGGCTCGGTGGCGGTGCCACCCCCCGGCGCCAAGTCGGCGAAGAAGATGAACGGCGAGGAGGACAAGGAGGCCAAATGGTTCACCGGCCAGAAGTATACCCTCTAG